One window of the Penaeus monodon isolate SGIC_2016 chromosome 1, NSTDA_Pmon_1, whole genome shotgun sequence genome contains the following:
- the LOC119577350 gene encoding uncharacterized protein LOC119577350, with product MWDPRGWNRRVDAAMPPQVKTSCEKGINAEHVRHCSILQQRLAEVPVILLMRSSGNLFVSRQIPSLLSSRLPKRKPKHFNAFAVRSVGNLACVFISAWFCALCKKIRLELIGSFEPCTSNEYSKAICFQPFDKNVTNDNWLSRAVTHPALLALNSVLFTLKYRFSRQKGVRPYDCGSRIGEEDEDLPGSPASVRRASDASARERDLEEARQSSDSPLGKTKIRDSDNAMGIVIKVEDFGADEVTRTDADDKDKKVEKEREETEKSSARSEKGPSQACKEGEEDEAKMANIEAVMKAISDNIPVAKSPDCSPADSACDGAAKSGSPEESNAGCKVASEAPRARENADRCLKTSGAEELVPKRKKSLTWSENTQTIESGAAERDLSRRNSEADDPDKCLRDSSRRPSASSRPSSRNSERSRGRNSRSGDLGDISGRRRSSTASTYSARKGSETFQTLPGPRREHRSLSTSSASSSRRNSRRSIKDEAEVETLLARSPDGRSDVTLASILNHIAYVNQAASSAKLPSSLKDSRKAQVQQVLLVTYVTAALGTLLSLALVYGVYGHFSAVNVFARPPWLWFAYESSCRFLEFLMGCAMANITRQPVNRHPQYPYSLRLKQRNSLYM from the exons ATgtgggaccctcgtggctggaatcgaagggtggatgcggccatgcctcCCC AAGTGAAGACGTCATGTGAAAAGGGAATTAACGCAGAACATGTACGTCACTGCAGCATACTGCAACAAAGGCTTGCGGAGGTCCCTGTCATTTTGCTTATGAGGTCATCAGGGAATTTATTTGTATCTCGGCAGATTCCCAGCCTTCTGT CCTCACGACTTCCAAAAAGGAAACCAAAGCATTTTAACGCCTTTGCTGTCCGTTCAGTC GGTAATCTAGCTTGTGTGTTTATCTCAGCGTGGTTCTGTGCATTGTGCAAAAAGATACGACTGGAATTAATAGGCTCATTTGAACCTTGTACCTCTAATGAATATTCAAAGGCAAT ATGTTTCCAGCCCTTTGACAAAAATGTCACCAACGACAACTGGCTTTCCCGAGCGGTTACTCATCCAGCACTTTTAGCTCTGAATTCTGTTTTGTTTACATTG aaatacaGATTTTCGAGGCAGAAGG GTGTGAGGCCCTACGACTGCGGCTCCAGGATcggcgaggaggacgaggacctTCCCGGGAGTCCGGCGTCCGTCAGGAGGGCCTCGGACGCCTCGGCGCGGGAGAGGGACCTGGAGGAGGCGCGGCAGAGCAGCGACTCGCCTCTCGGGAAAACAAAGATCAGGGACAGTGACAATGCGATGGGGATTGTGATTAAGGTGGAGGATTTCGGGGCAGACGAAGTCACGCGAACGGATGCGGACGATAAAGACAAAAAGgtcgaaaaggaaagggaggaaacggAGAAAAGCAGCGCGAGGAGCGAGAAGGGGCCCTCGCAGGCgtgtaaggaaggggaggaggacgaggccaAGATGGCGAACATAGAGGCGGTGATGAAGGCCATTTCGGACAACATTCCCGTCGCGAAGTCTCCGGACTGCTCGCCTGCGGACAGTGCGTGCGATGGCGCGGCGAAGTCCGGGTCTCCCGAGGAATCGAACGCGGGCTGCAAGGTCGCGAGCGAGGCGCCGAGGGCTCGAGAGAACGCCGACAGGTGCCTGAAGACGAGCGGCGCCGAGGAGCTGGTCCCGAAGCGCAAGAAGAGCCTGACGTGGTCGGAGAACACGCAGACCATCGAGAGCGGCGCGGCGGAGCGGGACCTCTCGCGCAGGAACAGCGAGGCGGACGACCCCGACAAGTGCCTCAGGGACTCGAGCAGAAGGCCCAGCGCCTCCAGCAGGCCCAGCAGCCGCAACAGCGAGCGGTCGAGAGGGCGTAACAGCAGGTCGGGCGACCTCGGCGACATCTCcggcagaagaagaagcagcactGCGTCCACCTACTCCGCCCGGAAGGGCAGCGAGACCTTCCAGACGCTGCCGGGGCCTCGGCGGGAGCACCGCAGCCTCAGCACGTCCTCCGCCTCCAGCTCGAGGAGGAACAGCCGGAGGAGCATCAAGGACGAGGCCGAGGTGGAGACCCTCCTGGCGCGCTCTCCCGACGGCCGCTCCGACGTCACGCTCGCCTCCATCCTCAACCACATCGCCTACGTGAACCAGGCCGCGTCCTCCGCCAAGCTGCCCTCCTCGCTCAAGGACTCCAGGAAGGCGCAGGTGCAGCAG GTGTTGCTGGTGACCTACGTGACGGCCGCCCTCGGCACGCTGCTCTCCCTGGCGCTCGTCTACGGCGTCTACGGCCACTTCAGCGCCGTGAACGTGTTCGCTCGGCCGCCCTGGCTGTGGTTCGCGTACGAGTCCAGCTGCAGATTCCTCGAATTCCTGATGGGGTGCGCCATGGCCAACATCACCCGCCAGCCCGTCAACCGCCACCCGCAGTACCCGTATTCGCTCAGGCTAAAGCAGAGGAATTCGCTTTACATGTGA